In Flavobacterium okayamense, a single window of DNA contains:
- a CDS encoding RNA polymerase sigma factor, translated as MARHELSDAILVKNYVGGDELALATLIERHQAKIYGFIYSKIQDRDVCEDVFQDTFVKVIKTLKTKSYNEEGKFLPWVMRIAHNLVIDYFRKSKKMPMQRDNDEYSIFSFISDNSPNIESRIITEQVELDLSRIIEELPDDQKEVLVMRIYQDLSFKEIADLTGVSINTALGRMRYALLNLRKVIEKNQIILTSLQ; from the coding sequence ACTTGCCTTAGCTACATTAATTGAAAGGCATCAAGCTAAAATTTACGGCTTTATTTATTCAAAAATTCAAGACAGAGATGTTTGTGAAGATGTTTTTCAAGACACTTTTGTAAAAGTTATTAAAACTTTAAAAACCAAATCGTATAACGAAGAAGGTAAGTTTTTGCCTTGGGTTATGCGTATCGCTCATAATCTAGTAATCGATTATTTTAGAAAATCGAAGAAGATGCCTATGCAGCGTGATAATGATGAGTATTCCATTTTTTCTTTTATTTCAGATAATAGTCCCAATATCGAAAGTAGAATAATAACTGAACAGGTTGAGTTAGACCTAAGTAGAATTATTGAAGAACTTCCAGATGATCAAAAAGAGGTTTTGGTTATGCGCATTTATCAAGACCTTAGTTTTAAAGAAATTGCTGATTTAACGGGAGTTAGCATTAATACTGCATTAGGAAGAATGCGTTATGCTTTACTAAATTTGAGAAAAGTGATTGAAAAAAATCAAATTATTTTAACTAGCTTACAATAA